The Apium graveolens cultivar Ventura chromosome 6, ASM990537v1, whole genome shotgun sequence genome contains a region encoding:
- the LOC141668232 gene encoding uncharacterized protein LOC141668232 produces MMSVSVLLLYAATWTIVLLVIVAVASFSAEFAFVMAVLPPSSSLSKTCKAEGFFRIPVEVSGQATCFPASMVKRSGLDVFVPIVCLALVVVGSASMLKVMGFTVDAAEYYDIYDDTEQLI; encoded by the coding sequence ATGATGTCAGTTTCAGTGCTTTTACTGTATGCTGCAACATGGACGATTGTTCTATTGGTAATAGTAGCGGTGGCTTCCTTCTCGGCGGAGTTTGCATTTGTGATGGCAGTGTTGCCCCCTTCATCGTCTTTATCGAAAACTTGTAAAGCGGAGGGGTTTTTTAGGATTCCAGTGGAAGTTTCGGGTCAAGCAACGTGCTTTCCAGCAAGCATGGTGAAAAGATCAGGGCTAGATGTGTTTGTGCCGATTGTGTGTTTAGCATTGGTTGTTGTAGGATCCGCTTCTATGCTTAAAGTCATGGGATTTACGGTTGATGCTGCTGAATATTATGATATTTATGATGATACAGAGCAGTTGATTTAA
- the LOC141668231 gene encoding histone H2B.2-like translates to MAPKAEKKPAEKTPAAEKKPKAGKKLPKEAGGVSADKKKKRVKKSVETYKIYIFKVLKQVHPDIGISSKAMGIMNSFINDIFEKLAMESSKLARYNKKPTITSREIQTAVRLVLPGELAKHAVSEGTKAVTKFTSS, encoded by the coding sequence ATGGCACCCAAAGCAGAGAAGAAGCCAGCGGAGAAAACTCCGGCCGCGGAGAAGAAGCCCAAGGCCGGAAAGAAGCTTCCCAAAGAAGCCGGCGGCGTCTCAGCCGacaagaagaagaagagagtGAAGAAGAGCGTGGAGACCTACAAGATATACATCTTCAAGGTACTGAAACAGGTTCATCCTGATATCGGGATCTCAAGCAAGGCGATGGGAATAATGAACAGTTTCATCAACGATATTTTCGAAAAACTTGCGATGGAGTCATCTAAGCTTGCCAGGTACAATAAGAAGCCTACTATTACTTCTCGGGAGATTCAGACTGCTGTCAGGCTTGTGCTTCCTGGTGAATTGGCCAAGCACGCTGTTTCTGAAGGCACCAAGGCGGTTACCAAGTTTACCAGCTCTTGA